ACCGATTGATAGTTATCCCGACCATGACAGTGCCGGTCGCAGCTGCATCACTGATGCTGTCGTGCGCGGCAGCATAATTGACACTAGAATTAATCTTACTCCCGATATAGCGGTTATAGAAATACATCCACACTTTAATACCAATAGAAAAGAGCAGCAGGATAGACGTGATTAAGTCTGCTTGTACTGGTTCAGGACTGACTATTTTCATGACTGAACTGCGCGCCAGCTGCAGCCCAACCCAAATAATAATCAGGGCGATTATCAGCGTACCCACGTACTCATATCGGCCATGACCATAGGGATGCTCTTGGTCAGGTGGTCTACTGCTCAACTTTGCACCGATGACCATAATCACTGATGAACTGAAGTCGGTCAAGTTATTGAATGCATCTGATAAAACTGCAACGCTGTTAATTGCCAATCCAATCCCCAACTTCAAACCAAACAGGAGCAGGTTGCATAAAATACCTAGTATTCCGGACAAGACACCGTAATCCGCTCGCACCCGGGGATTATTTACATCATCATAATTATCAATAAAACGCTTGATCAGAATTCTAATCAATGTGATTCCTCCAAACCCTGCGCTTTCTCTTCAAAGATAAAACCATGAAAGCGGTTTCGCATTTTCTCTTTCAGCTCGGGTTCTG
Above is a genomic segment from Bacillota bacterium containing:
- a CDS encoding cation transporter: MIRILIKRFIDNYDDVNNPRVRADYGVLSGILGILCNLLLFGLKLGIGLAINSVAVLSDAFNNLTDFSSSVIMVIGAKLSSRPPDQEHPYGHGRYEYVGTLIIALIIIWVGLQLARSSVMKIVSPEPVQADLITSILLLFSIGIKVWMYFYNRYIGSKINSSVNYAAAHDSISDAAATGTVMVGITINRFVNWPVDGLLGVAISGMIIYTGFDAARSAVNLLLGTTPGPEITDRIYQIIEASTHVSNVHDLKLHDYGPGRISGSVHVEVPSDAHVEDIHAEIDQIENLIKSELGIDLVIHMDPSSDCDTNSE